The following are encoded in a window of Candidatus Margulisiibacteriota bacterium genomic DNA:
- the folD gene encoding bifunctional methylenetetrahydrofolate dehydrogenase/methenyltetrahydrofolate cyclohydrolase FolD — protein MVSIINGKELAGDIRGGLRNKLAKIGKKPSLAVVLVGDDPASKVYVGSKERSAAEVGIRSVVKKLPGGTTEQELAALVKELNEDRGINGILVQLPLPRHIDADRILAQISPKKDVDGLHPLNMGKLLLGQEPYFYPCTPSGIMEMIHSSKIDLKGKNAAVIGRSNIVGKPIAQMLMKEHATVTICHSRTRDIKSFTKTADIVVVAIGKPKFLTADMVKEGAAVFDVGMNRLESGLVGDVDFEGVKDKCSFITPVPGGIGLMTVAMLMKNCIRSMEIQ, from the coding sequence ATAAATTGGCTAAAATAGGCAAAAAACCATCACTGGCGGTAGTCCTGGTAGGGGATGACCCCGCGTCAAAAGTTTATGTTGGGTCCAAGGAGCGATCGGCGGCTGAGGTGGGGATCCGGTCTGTTGTTAAAAAGCTGCCAGGCGGCACGACAGAGCAGGAGCTAGCCGCTCTCGTAAAAGAATTGAACGAAGATAGAGGAATAAACGGGATATTGGTCCAGCTCCCATTGCCGCGACATATTGATGCAGATAGAATTTTGGCTCAAATATCACCAAAAAAAGATGTTGATGGGCTGCATCCTTTGAACATGGGAAAACTACTTTTGGGTCAGGAGCCCTATTTCTATCCCTGTACTCCTTCGGGCATCATGGAAATGATCCATTCCTCAAAGATCGATCTTAAAGGTAAGAACGCGGCGGTTATTGGCCGCAGCAATATTGTTGGCAAGCCCATAGCCCAGATGCTGATGAAGGAGCATGCTACTGTTACGATATGTCATTCAAGGACAAGGGACATTAAGTCCTTTACAAAAACAGCCGACATTGTTGTTGTTGCCATAGGAAAGCCCAAATTCCTGACAGCGGATATGGTAAAGGAAGGCGCTGCTGTTTTTGATGTGGGCATGAACAGGCTTGAATCAGGGCTGGTAGGGGATGTTGACTTTGAAGGCGTAAAGGATAAATGCTCCTTTATTACTCCCGTGCCGGGAGGTATTGGCCTGATGACCGTGGCAATGCTTATGAAGAACTGTATTAGAAGCATGGAAATACAGTAG
- the rseP gene encoding RIP metalloprotease RseP, translating into MIISVLAFCFVFIIVALAHEAGHFLWAKRAGIRVLELGIGFGPRLFSFKRKDTVYSVNLVPVLAFVRLAGIDEESPEEKDCPPEERYSSKPPLEKFKSICAGPIANLVLGVLIFAFLSNVYGLPETSPRIASVSAGSPAAAAGIRPGDILLSADGLRDSNPLAMVNVIHKSAGKNIGIEVLRNGDPVMLAATPEYDERYKVGLLGFALEVERNKTGFVSSFWAGAKKTYEISAGILFILGQLITGKMSVAGLAGPLGIAQFSGQAASQGVYSLMFFIGLISVNLGIFNLLPLPALDGGRLVFILIEAVRGRPIPIEQENKIHQWGLIALLALAAVVSVNDLFRILKH; encoded by the coding sequence ATGATAATATCCGTCCTGGCCTTCTGTTTCGTTTTCATTATTGTTGCGCTGGCGCACGAGGCAGGACATTTCTTGTGGGCAAAACGGGCAGGCATAAGAGTGCTTGAGCTCGGGATAGGATTTGGGCCGCGCCTGTTCTCCTTCAAAAGAAAAGATACCGTCTATTCCGTGAATCTTGTCCCGGTACTTGCTTTTGTGCGGCTTGCCGGTATAGACGAAGAAAGCCCCGAAGAAAAAGATTGCCCTCCCGAAGAAAGATATTCATCGAAGCCTCCGCTGGAAAAATTCAAATCTATCTGCGCGGGCCCCATAGCTAATCTCGTGCTTGGAGTGCTCATTTTTGCTTTTCTTTCCAATGTATACGGCCTTCCCGAAACATCCCCAAGAATAGCCTCCGTATCAGCCGGCTCCCCTGCCGCAGCAGCCGGGATAAGGCCCGGGGATATACTGTTGTCCGCGGACGGGCTCAGGGACAGCAACCCTCTTGCGATGGTGAATGTTATACATAAAAGCGCGGGTAAAAATATCGGGATCGAGGTCTTGAGGAACGGCGATCCTGTGATGCTTGCGGCTACCCCCGAATATGACGAGAGATATAAGGTTGGCCTGCTCGGGTTCGCGCTGGAAGTAGAAAGGAATAAGACCGGATTTGTGTCTTCTTTCTGGGCAGGGGCCAAAAAAACTTACGAGATCTCTGCCGGGATCCTGTTCATACTGGGGCAGTTGATAACCGGAAAAATGTCCGTTGCCGGGCTGGCCGGTCCGCTCGGGATCGCTCAGTTCAGCGGGCAGGCGGCCTCGCAGGGGGTCTATTCATTAATGTTCTTCATAGGGCTTATCAGCGTCAATCTGGGCATTTTTAATCTGCTGCCGCTGCCGGCGCTTGACGGGGGCAGGCTGGTCTTTATACTTATCGAAGCTGTCAGGGGGAGGCCTATTCCAATTGAGCAGGAGAACAAGATCCATCAGTGGGGCTTGATCGCTCTTCTAGCCCTGGCCGCTGTAGTATCTGTGAACGATCTTTTCAGGATACTTAAGCATTAA
- the lpxB gene encoding lipid-A-disaccharide synthase, translating into MIKVMLSTGEVSGDIHASFLAAELLKLNPSVKLFGMAGERCRAAGVETLLDLSSKGTVGITEVIRFLPSIILAYFKMRAVLKRERPDLLLLVDYQGFNMLLAKYAKKMGVRTIYYIAPQEWLWGTSKGVKSVASTLDRILAIFEREAEEYRKAGAVVDYIGNPNLDTIKLSLDKADFCRAFSLNPNFPIIGLFPGSRLHEIRGLLPVFLKACEIIRSRVPNAQFVLSVSSGQFSKEIKKLVWLSGLRLVQGKSHDILSAANVSLAASGTITMEGTILGAPLVMAYKISAVSEFIGKKILKVRLPYYSMTNLLVGSEVIPEFVQDRATPQNLAAKAVELLTDKESAAKMRAGYAKALKKFGSPGAVKLAAQIINNELKGKI; encoded by the coding sequence ATGATCAAGGTCATGCTCAGCACCGGAGAGGTGTCCGGTGACATTCACGCCTCTTTTCTGGCCGCGGAGCTTCTTAAGCTCAATCCTTCCGTAAAACTGTTCGGGATGGCCGGGGAAAGATGCCGCGCCGCCGGAGTAGAAACACTCCTGGACCTGAGTTCAAAAGGCACCGTAGGCATAACCGAAGTGATCCGGTTCCTTCCTTCCATAATACTGGCTTATTTTAAGATGAGGGCGGTCCTGAAAAGGGAAAGGCCCGATCTTTTGCTTCTGGTGGACTATCAGGGCTTTAACATGCTGCTTGCAAAATACGCGAAAAAAATGGGGGTAAGGACCATCTACTATATTGCCCCTCAGGAATGGCTCTGGGGGACCTCAAAAGGGGTCAAGAGCGTTGCATCAACTCTGGACCGGATCCTTGCTATCTTTGAGCGGGAGGCGGAGGAATATAGGAAAGCGGGGGCTGTTGTGGACTATATAGGGAATCCTAATCTTGACACCATTAAGCTGTCCCTGGACAAAGCCGATTTTTGCAGGGCGTTTTCGCTTAATCCCAATTTCCCTATAATAGGCCTGTTCCCGGGAAGCCGGCTGCATGAGATCAGAGGACTGCTCCCGGTGTTTCTTAAAGCTTGTGAGATCATAAGGTCTAGGGTGCCGAACGCCCAATTCGTTCTATCTGTATCAAGCGGCCAGTTCTCAAAAGAGATAAAAAAACTTGTCTGGCTCTCCGGGCTCCGCCTGGTGCAGGGCAAAAGCCATGACATATTAAGCGCGGCAAATGTATCGCTGGCGGCATCAGGGACAATTACAATGGAAGGGACCATCCTTGGAGCTCCCTTGGTAATGGCTTATAAAATATCCGCCGTTTCCGAGTTCATCGGCAAAAAGATCTTAAAGGTACGCCTCCCCTACTATTCTATGACCAATCTGCTTGTCGGCTCCGAGGTTATCCCCGAATTTGTTCAGGACAGGGCCACCCCTCAAAACCTTGCGGCAAAGGCTGTCGAGCTGCTTACCGACAAGGAAAGCGCCGCAAAGATGCGGGCTGGGTATGCAAAGGCGCTGAAAAAATTCGGTTCTCCGGGGGCGGTCAAGCTTGCTGCACAGATAATAAACAACGAATTAAAGGGGAAGATCTGA
- the lpxA gene encoding acyl-ACP--UDP-N-acetylglucosamine O-acyltransferase — protein sequence MPEVNIDTVEIMKTLPHRHPFLLVDKIIEHEPRKRAVGIKNVTFDESFFAGHFPGLPVMPGVLIVEALAQVGAWAVLLQPENKGKVALFAGIDSVRFRKPVVPGDQLRLEVELLKGRANLLKMKGVALVNGAPVCEGELMCSIISPAQQQEGSIEIDGTAVVHPTAKLGKGVRIGAYSIIGEDVEIGDNTMIGTSVVVSRWTKIGKDCRISHGTTIGTPPQDHKYRGEKSWVVIGDRCQIREFVTIHLPTGEGNTTRIGNDVMIQIYSHIPHNANIGNNVVIAGYVAMAGHAQIDDYAIIGGMTTIHQFVRIGKMAMIGGNSRIAKDIPPFMLAEGNPMQVRALNSVGLMRRGVSAESQNELKKAFKILFKSGLNLTQAIFELKKKLNVSYPEISYLIEFLEQETDRGILKKMEASDNDDLLLPDLPELGI from the coding sequence ATGCCTGAAGTTAACATAGACACCGTTGAGATAATGAAGACGCTTCCCCACCGCCATCCGTTCCTGCTCGTAGACAAGATAATAGAGCATGAGCCTAGAAAAAGGGCGGTTGGCATCAAGAATGTTACTTTTGACGAAAGTTTCTTTGCGGGGCATTTCCCGGGCCTTCCAGTGATGCCGGGAGTGCTTATCGTGGAGGCCCTTGCGCAGGTCGGGGCCTGGGCGGTGCTGCTCCAGCCGGAGAACAAAGGGAAGGTCGCGCTCTTTGCCGGAATAGACAGTGTCAGGTTCAGAAAGCCGGTTGTTCCTGGCGACCAGTTGAGGCTGGAAGTCGAACTGTTAAAGGGAAGGGCAAATCTGCTAAAGATGAAAGGCGTTGCGCTGGTAAACGGCGCACCTGTCTGCGAAGGAGAGCTTATGTGTTCCATAATCTCTCCGGCACAGCAGCAGGAAGGCTCGATCGAAATTGACGGGACCGCCGTGGTCCACCCAACTGCAAAGCTCGGCAAAGGGGTCAGGATCGGGGCCTATAGCATAATAGGCGAAGATGTCGAGATCGGCGACAATACCATGATAGGCACCAGTGTGGTCGTATCCAGGTGGACCAAGATAGGCAAGGACTGCAGGATCAGCCACGGCACCACGATAGGGACCCCTCCGCAGGACCACAAATACAGGGGCGAAAAGAGCTGGGTTGTCATTGGGGACAGGTGTCAAATAAGGGAGTTCGTTACCATACATCTGCCAACTGGAGAAGGCAATACTACCCGTATCGGCAATGATGTAATGATCCAGATCTATTCCCACATCCCTCACAACGCAAATATAGGGAACAATGTGGTCATAGCCGGCTATGTGGCCATGGCGGGCCATGCGCAGATAGATGATTACGCTATCATCGGAGGCATGACCACCATACATCAGTTCGTTAGGATAGGTAAAATGGCAATGATAGGAGGAAATTCCAGGATAGCCAAGGACATTCCGCCCTTCATGCTGGCAGAAGGCAACCCAATGCAGGTCAGGGCCCTTAATTCGGTTGGACTGATGCGCCGGGGGGTCAGCGCAGAATCACAGAACGAACTTAAAAAGGCTTTTAAAATATTGTTCAAGTCGGGGCTCAATCTGACCCAGGCAATTTTTGAATTGAAGAAAAAACTCAATGTGTCTTATCCGGAGATCTCCTATCTTATAGAGTTCCTTGAGCAGGAAACCGACCGCGGCATCCTTAAGAAAATGGAGGCCTCGGACAACGACGACCTGCTTTTGCCGGACCTGCCCGAACTGGGAATTTAG
- the lpxC gene encoding UDP-3-O-acyl-N-acetylglucosamine deacetylase — MLQKTIRGPVSRKGTGLHSGKESLIELLPAKENSGICFISKTGRVPALVPSVTGTQRGTSLGAFITVEHLLSAAYGLGITNLDVKLEGAEPPAFDGSALEYVRMIKEAGILEQEISAPFVEIKKEFRIEEKGASITAAPYEGLIIECGLDFPGSFVGKQSASFDALSDDFEKEIAPARTFGFLEEADRLREAGLALGASFDNAVVILKDGYSCPLRFPNELARHKILDIMGDMALSGKRIKGKIVSEKAGHRLNAKLAERILNA; from the coding sequence ATGCTCCAAAAAACCATCAGAGGCCCTGTTTCCCGCAAGGGGACGGGGCTTCACAGTGGAAAAGAGTCCCTGATCGAGCTGCTCCCGGCAAAAGAAAACAGCGGGATCTGTTTTATTTCCAAAACCGGCCGCGTTCCCGCACTTGTTCCTTCCGTAACTGGTACACAAAGAGGGACCTCCCTTGGCGCCTTTATTACGGTAGAGCATCTTTTATCCGCCGCTTACGGACTCGGCATTACTAATTTGGATGTCAAGCTTGAGGGGGCAGAGCCGCCCGCTTTTGACGGCAGCGCGCTTGAATATGTGAGAATGATAAAAGAGGCCGGCATTCTGGAGCAGGAGATAAGCGCCCCTTTTGTTGAAATAAAGAAGGAGTTCCGCATTGAAGAGAAAGGCGCATCTATAACCGCCGCTCCTTACGAAGGGCTAATAATTGAGTGCGGGCTTGACTTCCCGGGTTCTTTTGTGGGAAAACAATCGGCCAGCTTCGATGCCCTATCGGACGATTTTGAAAAAGAGATCGCCCCTGCCAGGACTTTTGGCTTTCTGGAAGAGGCCGACAGGCTCAGAGAGGCCGGCCTTGCTCTCGGGGCATCTTTTGATAATGCTGTCGTGATCTTAAAGGACGGGTATTCCTGCCCGCTCCGGTTCCCGAACGAGTTGGCAAGGCACAAAATTCTGGATATAATGGGAGATATGGCCCTGTCAGGGAAAAGAATAAAGGGCAAGATAGTCTCTGAAAAGGCCGGGCACAGGCTTAACGCAAAGCTTGCAGAAAGGATACTTAATGCCTGA
- a CDS encoding glycosyltransferase — protein MKIAVFSESYKPYISGVTRSIEIFEKELLALGHEVYIFAPDYPGHKDNNSRIIRFPSLPTKYPGFRIAVPLSRLIPDLGFDIVHSNSIFQLGILAMRYARKKNIPFVFTFHTMFTEYLHNVPLPRALSVKAVSFLIRSFCNRCARVIVPTAVTKKYLEGFGVSSPIDVLASGIDMELAGKASACGIRKELGISENSPVLVYVGRLSKEKNIPFLFEAFKIVLCAFDPVGAYRDTPLLLIVAGGPLEKEYKQMAEGLGISKNVVFAGQKPYPEVLDYYKASDLFVFASTTETQGLVVAEAKACGLPAVALDAQGISECIHDGQDGYLVSTAASGNRDALLKEFSDRILLLLKDKNLRKAFSLNASKNALAEFSSGVLAKKLELIYNLVSERRKQ, from the coding sequence ATGAAGATCGCGGTCTTTTCCGAATCTTACAAGCCGTATATCAGCGGTGTTACCAGGTCGATCGAGATATTTGAAAAAGAATTACTGGCCCTGGGCCATGAGGTCTACATCTTTGCTCCGGATTATCCCGGCCACAAGGACAACAACAGCAGGATAATAAGATTCCCCTCTCTTCCGACAAAATATCCGGGTTTCAGGATCGCTGTTCCTCTGTCCCGCCTTATCCCTGATCTTGGCTTTGACATAGTCCATTCAAACTCTATCTTCCAGCTTGGGATACTTGCGATGCGTTACGCAAGAAAAAAGAACATACCTTTTGTGTTTACTTTCCACACCATGTTCACGGAATACCTTCATAATGTTCCGCTGCCCAGGGCTCTTTCGGTAAAAGCCGTTTCATTCTTGATAAGGTCTTTTTGCAACAGGTGCGCCCGGGTGATCGTTCCGACGGCCGTTACAAAAAAATATCTCGAGGGCTTTGGGGTAAGCTCCCCTATTGATGTCCTTGCCTCCGGAATAGACATGGAACTGGCGGGAAAGGCCTCTGCCTGCGGGATAAGGAAAGAGTTGGGCATATCAGAAAATTCTCCTGTCCTGGTATATGTCGGGCGGCTTTCCAAAGAAAAGAATATTCCTTTTTTGTTTGAGGCATTTAAAATTGTATTGTGTGCGTTTGATCCTGTAGGGGCGTATCGCGATACGCCCCTACTATTGATCGTCGCCGGCGGCCCCCTGGAAAAAGAATACAAACAAATGGCGGAAGGCTTGGGCATTTCAAAAAATGTTGTCTTTGCCGGACAGAAGCCGTATCCGGAGGTTCTAGATTATTACAAAGCGTCCGATCTTTTTGTCTTTGCCTCAACTACCGAGACGCAGGGGCTTGTAGTTGCGGAGGCAAAGGCCTGCGGGCTTCCTGCGGTCGCACTTGATGCTCAGGGTATCTCAGAGTGCATTCATGACGGGCAGGACGGATACCTGGTCAGCACAGCGGCCTCCGGCAACAGGGACGCCCTTCTTAAAGAGTTCTCGGACAGGATACTGTTGCTCTTAAAAGACAAAAACCTGCGCAAGGCCTTTTCGCTTAACGCTTCAAAGAACGCTTTGGCAGAGTTCTCATCCGGAGTCCTTGCAAAAAAACTCGAGCTAATATATAATCTGGTATCTGAAAGGAGAAAACAGTGA
- the lpxD gene encoding UDP-3-O-(3-hydroxymyristoyl)glucosamine N-acyltransferase, whose protein sequence is MKTLGDIALLVEGELAGDASIVISGVAALEDAKEGDLAFVLEINKLLAAEASSASALVVPKEVRSSKKPLIRVDHTRMALAKILGLFSPIEEVSPGVHSLAFVGKNVKLGKRVLVYPLAYIGDNCEIGDDTIIHPNTTLYPRTRIGKRCIIHSGCVIGVDGFGFVQVGGKFVKVPQIGRVVIEDDVEIYANNCIARGAIGSTVIKRGTKIDNLNHIAHNVVIGQNCAITSQNVFGGSSSVGDRVQMSGQCGVAPHVHVGDDSILMGRAGVTKNTPQKSVLLGYPAQDHAKEHRILALIRKLPELFERIKKLEKEK, encoded by the coding sequence GTGAAAACGCTCGGAGACATCGCTCTTCTTGTCGAAGGCGAGCTGGCGGGAGACGCGTCTATCGTGATCTCCGGGGTAGCCGCTCTGGAGGACGCAAAAGAGGGCGATCTTGCTTTTGTCCTTGAGATAAACAAGCTTCTTGCCGCAGAGGCCTCTTCCGCTTCGGCGCTCGTAGTACCAAAAGAAGTCAGGTCTTCTAAAAAACCGCTTATAAGGGTGGACCACACACGGATGGCGCTCGCAAAGATACTTGGGCTGTTCTCTCCTATTGAAGAGGTCAGCCCCGGGGTGCATTCTCTTGCCTTTGTCGGAAAAAATGTAAAACTCGGCAAACGCGTACTAGTGTATCCTTTGGCTTATATCGGGGACAACTGCGAAATAGGCGACGACACTATCATACATCCCAACACCACTCTATACCCGAGGACCAGGATTGGGAAAAGGTGCATTATACATTCTGGCTGCGTCATAGGGGTAGACGGGTTCGGGTTTGTCCAGGTCGGGGGGAAATTCGTCAAGGTCCCTCAAATAGGCAGGGTGGTTATCGAGGACGATGTCGAGATATACGCCAATAATTGCATTGCCCGGGGAGCCATCGGGTCAACGGTTATCAAGCGCGGCACCAAGATAGACAACCTGAACCATATAGCACACAATGTCGTGATAGGTCAGAACTGCGCCATCACTTCTCAAAATGTGTTCGGGGGAAGTTCTTCGGTTGGAGACCGGGTCCAGATGTCCGGCCAGTGCGGAGTGGCCCCTCATGTGCATGTAGGAGATGACAGCATACTGATGGGCAGAGCGGGCGTGACAAAGAACACCCCCCAAAAGTCGGTGCTTTTGGGATATCCCGCCCAGGACCATGCCAAAGAACACCGCATTCTGGCACTTATAAGAAAACTGCCGGAGCTTTTCGAGCGCATCAAGAAACTCGAAAAGGAAAAATGA
- a CDS encoding OmpH family outer membrane protein, with the protein MKKGFALLICLSVLVLSSPVFAAPASIGFIDVQKVFKGYSETNKAQSQLSKEEGEFKKEFEASQKKLEDAKNSKKSEKEIESLTKKLEEDLAPKREKLMKLNDELTSKLQQNILTAVKAVKKNLGLDLVLDKQVIIDGGMDISDMVINKLNSK; encoded by the coding sequence ATGAAAAAAGGATTTGCTTTATTGATCTGTCTGTCCGTGTTAGTTCTGTCTTCCCCGGTGTTTGCTGCCCCGGCCAGCATAGGCTTTATAGACGTACAAAAGGTCTTCAAGGGATATTCGGAAACCAACAAGGCTCAATCCCAACTCTCCAAAGAAGAGGGGGAATTCAAGAAAGAGTTCGAAGCAAGCCAGAAAAAGCTTGAAGATGCCAAGAACTCAAAGAAATCCGAAAAAGAAATAGAATCGCTGACAAAAAAGCTTGAGGAAGATCTGGCTCCTAAAAGAGAAAAACTGATGAAGCTGAATGACGAACTGACATCTAAGCTGCAGCAGAACATACTTACCGCGGTCAAAGCCGTAAAAAAGAACCTCGGACTTGACCTGGTTCTTGACAAGCAGGTCATCATTGACGGCGGGATGGATATCAGCGACATGGTGATAAACAAGCTGAACAGCAAATAA
- the mnmG gene encoding tRNA uridine-5-carboxymethylaminomethyl(34) synthesis enzyme MnmG: protein MTRAVKHNEPYDVIVIGAGHAGCEAALAAARLKCDTLLLTINLDTIANMPCNPAVGGPAKSQLVREVDALGGEIGIATDRTYLQMKMLNTAKGPAVQALRAQSDKLLYHSQMKSTIERQKNLELKQGIVTEILVKRGRVEGVKTNMQVIYTAPCVILATGTFLNGIIHVGMRHMEAGRAGEFASKGLSENLMSLGLKLGRLKTGTTPRLDGRTIDYSKMAVQPGDKRTEMFSFIWEYGQYGLAVPKNPQAKLKQLPCYLTHTNRETHSIINKNLDRSPLFSGKIQGTGPRYCPSIEDKVVRFPDKERHQAFIEPEGRSTLEMYTQGMATSLPEDVQLAFIRTMKGLEKAKIMRPGYAVEYDFVPPSQIQHSLETKGIKGLFLAGQINGTSGYEEAAAQGLIAGINASRTVKRKKPLILGREESYIGTLIDDLATKEINEPYRMLTSRSEYRLLLRQDNADLRLSEKGRKIGLLSKERYACFLKKKTAVEKRASGLSSQVAAQIDIQDKYRGYIERQLRQVEKFKKIEKLAIPEDIDFLSLKGFSREAQQKLSRLRPVSVGQASRIAGISPADISVLMIHLKAAGRLPRLSKNYMV from the coding sequence ATGACTAGGGCGGTCAAACATAATGAACCATATGATGTCATTGTTATCGGAGCAGGGCATGCCGGCTGCGAAGCCGCCCTGGCCGCGGCACGGCTTAAATGCGACACACTCCTTTTGACCATAAATCTTGACACGATAGCCAATATGCCGTGCAATCCTGCCGTCGGAGGCCCGGCCAAAAGCCAGTTGGTGCGCGAAGTTGACGCTCTCGGCGGCGAAATAGGAATAGCCACCGACAGAACTTACCTGCAGATGAAAATGCTTAACACCGCCAAAGGGCCGGCAGTGCAGGCCCTCCGCGCCCAGTCGGACAAACTCCTTTATCATTCCCAGATGAAAAGCACCATTGAAAGACAGAAAAACCTTGAACTCAAGCAGGGCATCGTCACAGAAATCCTGGTAAAGCGCGGCAGGGTCGAGGGCGTTAAGACCAATATGCAGGTCATCTATACGGCCCCTTGCGTTATTCTGGCCACCGGCACTTTTTTGAACGGCATTATTCATGTCGGCATGCGCCATATGGAAGCGGGCAGGGCAGGGGAATTTGCGTCAAAAGGTCTGTCCGAAAATCTGATGTCCCTGGGGCTAAAGCTTGGGCGTCTCAAGACGGGGACTACCCCAAGGCTTGACGGAAGGACCATAGATTATTCAAAAATGGCCGTTCAGCCCGGGGATAAGCGGACCGAAATGTTCTCCTTTATCTGGGAATACGGACAATACGGCCTTGCCGTCCCAAAAAATCCTCAGGCAAAACTGAAACAGCTGCCCTGCTACCTTACCCACACTAACCGGGAAACCCACAGCATCATAAATAAGAACCTCGACCGCTCTCCTCTGTTCTCCGGAAAGATCCAAGGGACCGGACCAAGGTACTGCCCGTCAATAGAAGATAAAGTTGTGAGGTTCCCTGATAAGGAGCGCCATCAAGCCTTTATCGAACCGGAGGGCAGATCAACGCTTGAAATGTACACACAGGGAATGGCCACAAGCCTTCCCGAAGATGTCCAGCTCGCCTTCATAAGAACAATGAAAGGACTGGAAAAGGCTAAGATAATGCGGCCGGGCTATGCCGTAGAATACGATTTTGTCCCCCCTTCTCAAATACAGCATTCCCTTGAGACAAAGGGCATCAAAGGTCTTTTTCTGGCAGGCCAGATAAACGGCACTTCCGGTTACGAAGAGGCCGCGGCTCAGGGTCTCATTGCCGGCATCAACGCGTCAAGAACGGTCAAAAGGAAAAAGCCGCTCATACTTGGAAGAGAAGAAAGCTACATCGGCACACTGATAGATGACCTTGCCACAAAAGAGATAAACGAGCCTTACAGGATGCTGACCTCACGCTCAGAATACCGGCTCCTCCTAAGACAGGACAATGCCGACCTTCGGCTTTCGGAAAAGGGCCGCAAGATCGGGCTGTTGTCAAAAGAAAGATATGCCTGTTTCCTAAAGAAAAAAACCGCTGTTGAAAAAAGGGCCTCGGGGCTTTCCTCTCAGGTGGCGGCTCAGATAGACATACAGGACAAATACCGCGGCTATATAGAGCGCCAGCTGCGGCAGGTGGAAAAGTTCAAAAAGATAGAGAAGCTTGCCATCCCCGAAGATATAGATTTTTTGTCCCTTAAGGGCTTTTCAAGGGAAGCTCAGCAAAAACTGAGCAGATTGAGACCGGTATCCGTTGGCCAGGCTTCCCGGATCGCCGGAATATCGCCCGCCGATATTTCGGTGCTGATGATCCATCTTAAGGCTGCAGGCCGTTTGCCTCGACTATCAAAAAATTACATGGTATAA
- a CDS encoding DNA polymerase ligase N-terminal domain-containing protein, with protein MKTLIYVIQKHHASHLHYDLRLEHNGVLKSWAVPKEPPLSAGTKRLAVEVEDHELGYENFEGIIPEGNYGAGKVEIWDKGSYEAEKFEKDRIVVDIKGERLSGRYVLVRLKGQKKNWLFFKG; from the coding sequence ATGAAAACCCTGATCTATGTAATTCAAAAACACCACGCCTCTCATCTTCACTATGACCTTCGCCTGGAACATAACGGCGTCTTAAAAAGCTGGGCGGTCCCTAAAGAGCCTCCTCTCTCAGCCGGGACAAAGAGGCTGGCGGTTGAGGTAGAAGATCACGAACTTGGCTATGAGAACTTCGAAGGCATCATTCCGGAAGGAAATTACGGGGCGGGAAAGGTCGAAATATGGGATAAAGGTTCCTACGAGGCGGAAAAGTTCGAAAAGGACCGCATTGTGGTGGACATAAAAGGGGAAAGGTTGTCCGGCAGATATGTTCTTGTAAGGCTAAAGGGGCAAAAAAAGAACTGGCTGTTCTTCAAGGGCTGA
- the nth gene encoding endonuclease III yields MVLYSRPRANKLIAIFIKTYPKATIALEYKTPFQLLVVTILSAQSTDKQVNKISPALFSRYRTIKDLAQAKLPELEKYVHSTGFYRNKAKNIKGAAQRILENFKGKVPKTMEELKTLPGVARKTANIVLSNGYGINVGIAVDTHVLRLSKRLGFSKHSDPVKVENDLMELFPKNLWGKINHLLVRHGRTVCDAKKPKCEICPVCKLCPSCNL; encoded by the coding sequence ATGGTTCTGTATTCAAGGCCCAGGGCAAATAAACTCATCGCAATTTTTATAAAAACCTATCCCAAGGCAACAATAGCTCTTGAATACAAAACCCCTTTTCAGCTTTTGGTGGTCACGATCCTTTCCGCCCAGTCAACCGACAAGCAGGTCAATAAGATCTCCCCTGCCCTTTTTAGCAGATATAGGACAATAAAGGACCTGGCACAGGCAAAACTTCCGGAACTGGAAAAATATGTTCATTCAACCGGTTTTTACCGCAACAAAGCAAAAAATATTAAGGGGGCGGCGCAGAGGATCCTTGAAAACTTCAAAGGAAAAGTGCCGAAGACTATGGAAGAGCTCAAAACCCTCCCCGGTGTTGCCAGAAAGACGGCAAATATTGTTCTTTCAAACGGATACGGAATAAATGTCGGCATCGCAGTGGACACCCATGTGCTTCGGCTTTCAAAAAGGCTCGGCTTCTCAAAACATAGCGACCCTGTAAAGGTTGAAAATGACCTCATGGAGCTTTTTCCAAAAAACCTGTGGGGAAAGATAAACCATCTTCTGGTCCGCCACGGCAGAACCGTCTGCGACGCGAAAAAACCAAAGTGTGAGATCTGTCCGGTATGCAAATTATGTCCTAGCTGTAATTTATGA